Proteins from one Cicer arietinum cultivar CDC Frontier isolate Library 1 chromosome 3, Cicar.CDCFrontier_v2.0, whole genome shotgun sequence genomic window:
- the LOC101509169 gene encoding uncharacterized protein — MQSLKLRSLLFYSPFNYSLHPFLFSFSTASLSTPNQTTILHDFLNSNFNFPKSQSLYISKRISSDTLPLKPLSVLNFFKQIGLSESQIHSIIRQRAQILFSDVDKTLKPKIHLFQQLGFQCSDLCDFISKHPTILTASLNKTLVPSVEAIRKIVGNEKDLIHVLCKCGRILPKYQLFVANAAFLERWGIFGDQLLILLKRQSRLLTATQSSIRNYVLQAVDLGFEENSRMLVHALHTLSGLNPKTFRRKMDFIQGFGFSKDECLQMFKKAPALLRTSEKKLKVGMEFFLKTVMLPKSALVQRPVILMYSIEDRVFPRYRVFQLLKAQNLCRKVPSFIHVLCLSEDMFLDKYISRFKENAEPLLIAYKEEHYQEA; from the coding sequence ATGCAATCCCTCAAGTTACgttctcttcttttttattctCCTTTCAATTACTCACTTCATCCCtttctcttttcattttctACTGCTTCTTTATCAACCCCAAATCAAACCACTATTCTCCACGATTTCCTCAATTCCAATTTCAATTTCCCCAAATCTCAATCCCTTTATATCTCTAAACGCATTTCATCTGACACCCTCCCTCTAAAGCCCTTATCCGTCCTCAACTTTTTCAAACAAATTGGATTATCCGAATCTCAGATTCACTCTATTATTCGTCAGAGAGCTCAAATACTCTTCTCAGATGTTGATAAAACTCTAAAACCTAAAATTCACCTCTTTCAACAATTGGGTTTCCAATGTTCGGATTTATGCGATTTCATTTCCAAACATCCCACCATTTTGACTGCTAGTTTGAACAAAACATTGGTACCCTCCGTCGAAGCCATTCGAAAAATTGTTGGCAACGAAAAAGATCTTATTCATGTTTTGTGCAAATGTGGTAGGATACTCCCAAAGTACCAACTTTTTGTCGCCAACGCCGCTTTCCTAGAGAGATGGGGAATTTTTGGTGATCAGCTTTTGATTCTACTCAAACGACAGTCGAGACTTTTGACTGCCACACAATCTTCTATTAGGAACTATGTTTTGCAAGCTGTAGACTTGGGTTTCGAAGAAAATTCAAGAATGTTGGTTCACGCGCTTCATACCTTATCTGGTTTGAATCCTAAAACATTTAGGAGAAAGATGGATTTTATTCAGGGTTTCGGGTTTTCTAAAGATGAGTGCTTGCAAATGTTTAAAAAGGCTCCAGCTTTGCTTAGGACTTCGGAGAAGAAATTAAAGGTTGGAATGGAATTCTTCTTGAAGACAGTAATGCTGCCAAAGTCAGCGTTGGTTCAACGGCCTGTGATTTTGATGTATAGCATCGAGGATCGAGTGTTTCCTCGGTATAGAGTTTTTCAGCTTTTGAAAGCACAAAATCTATGTAGGAAGGTTCCAAGCTTTATTCATGTGTTATGTTTGTCCGAGGACATGTTCTTGGACAAGTATATATCAAGGTTTAAAGAAAATGCAGAGCCATTGTTGATAGCGTACAAGGAGGAGCACTATCAAGAAGCATAA
- the LOC101510354 gene encoding inositol phosphorylceramide glucuronosyltransferase 1-like, translating into MKPITPSSWLWLLCFIISLLSLQFQGCFGSIKKTDDAYVTLLYGDEFLLGVRVLGKSIRDTRSNKDMVVLVSDGVSDYAKNLLTADGWIVEQISLLANPNRVRPKRFWGVYTKLKIFNMTNYKKVVYLDADTIVVKNIDDLFKCRKFCANLKHSERLNSGVMVVEPSETVFNDMVNKIKTTKSYTGGDQGFLNSYYSGFPNAHLFDPNLSAEELKARPVPEMERLSTLYNADVGLYMLANKWMVDEKELRVIHYTLGPLKPWDWWTSWLLKPVDVWQDVREQLAESLPGTKGGQNPNDSFLVKFLFLLPVSALLFCCYRSFIKNREYFGSSCRGSLYDQVRHLYYKIRSSGPLAYSSISTSATNSIHQLLNGSQHKVPAYLGGISVCVCLVAAVVSLGLGLLIVPRQVMPWTGLLLMYEWTFTMFIISFGGYLHLVYQWGKFVASRAAASLSHPESLDYDSGKRHQRQMSSCDTATWYYGLGMALLAIGAPSLPCLFGITALFLRLGLMVVGGIILASFMTYASEHLAIRSFLKGLEEWDIAPNRSLCFLC; encoded by the exons ATGAAACCAATCACTCCAAGTAGTTGGTTGTGGTTACTATGCTTCATTATTTCTCTACTTTCTCTTCAATTTCAAGGTTGTTTCGGATCTATCAAGAAAACCGATGATGCTTACGTCACTCTTTTATACGGAGATGAATTCTTATTAGGCGTTCGAGTTCTCGGAAAATCCATACGCGACACTCGATCCAATAAAGACATGGTTGTATTAGTCTCCGACGGAGTCTCCGATTACGCCAAAAACCTTCTCACG GCTGATGGTTGGATAGTTGAGCAGATTAGTTTACTAGCTAATCCTAATCGAGTTCGTCCTAAGAGATTTTGGGGTGTATACACaaagttgaaaatatttaaCATGACCAACTACAAAAAAG TTGTTTACCTTGATGCCGACACTATTGTGGTTAAAAATATTGACGATCTTTTCAAATGTCGGAAATTCTGTGCTAATTTGAAGCATTCTGAGAGGTTGAATTCTGGAGTCATGGTGGTTGAGCCATCTGAAACTGTTTTTAATGACATGGTGAACAAAATTAAAACTACTAAATCTTACACTGGAG GAGATCAGGGATTTCTCAATTCCTATTACTCTGGATTTCCCAATGCACATCTTTTTGACCCAAACTTGTCCGCAGAGGAGTTGAAAGCCAGACCAGTTCCTGAAATGGAGAGACTGTCGACACTCTATAATGCAGATGTTGGTCTCTACATGCTCGCTAACAAG TGGATGGTCGATGAGAAAGAGCTCCGTGTGATTCACTATACACTGGGACCCCTTAAACCTTGGGACTGGTGGACATCTTGGCTTTTGAAACCTGTTGATGTCTGGCAG GATGTAAGGGAACAACTTGCGGAATCCCTTCCCGGAACAAAAGGTGGCCAAAATCCCAATGACAGTTTTCTTGTGAAATTTCTTTTCTTGCTACCAGTCTCTGCTTTACTATTCTGCTGCTATCGTTCATTTATAAAG AATCGAGAGTACTTTGGTTCATCTTGTAGAGGGTCACTATATGATCAAGTCAGACACCTTTATTATAAGATTAGATCAAGTGGACCACTTGCATATTCAAGTATTTCAACATCAGCAACCAATTCAATCCATCAG CTCTTGAATGGTTCTCAGCACAAGGTTCCTGCCTATTTGGGCGGTATTTCTGTCTGTGTCTGTTTAGTGGCTGCAGTGGTGTCACTTGGACTAGGTCTCTTGATTGTTCCCCGTCAAGTGATGCCATGGACCGGTTTGCTTTTGATGTATGAGTGGACATTCACAATGTTTATTATATCATTCGGAGGTTATCTACATCTGGTTTATCAGTGGGGAAAATTTGTGGCATCACGAGCAGCAGCATCCTTGTCACATCCCGAGTCTTTGGATTATGATTCAGGAAAAC GCCATCAGCGACAGATGTCATCGTGTGATACTGCTACATGGTACTATGGTTTAGGGATGGCCTTGTTGGCCATTGGTGCTCCATCCTTGCCTTGTCTTTTTGGAATAACTGCCTTGTTTTTGAG GCTAGGTTTGATGGTTGTTGGGGGCATCATATTGGCATCTTTCATGACATATGCTTCCGAACATCTTGCTATCCGATCATTTCTAAAAGGCCTTGAAGAGTGGGATATTGCTCCAAACAGGAGCTTGTGTTTTTTGTGTTGA